The DNA region CGCCTCAGAGATCGGGAAGGCCTTCAACCAACATCTATTCCACCATTCAGGGCTGGTAAACGGCGCCTGGAAAAGCGTTCCGATCGCCCGGAGTGTTTTTGCCTGCGGCGTGGTCTTCGGGGCCCTCTCCCGCCAAACGGGGCTTTGCCCCGCCCAGGCTCTCATGATGAGCAGCCTGGTTTTCGCTGGTTCGTCACAGCTTGTAGCTCTCGATATGTGGAGGGTTCCCCTGCCTGTTCTCCCCATCATCTTTACGACACTGGTGGTGAACCTCCGCTATCTCCTGATGGGTGCCGCGCTTGATCCCTGGTTTTCCCGGCTGCTTCCCGGTAAATGGTATATCCTGCTGGGGGCGTTCTCGGGTAGCCCCGTGGGAATGATGAGCCGCCGTGATGATTGAGAGCCGGGTTTTTATCATCATCCTCGGCATGGTCGCTGTCACCTGCCTCACCCGGGCCCTGGGTTTCTGGTTAGTCGGT from Atribacteraceae bacterium includes:
- a CDS encoding AzlC family ABC transporter permease; protein product: MARSVFACGVVFGALSRQTGLCPAQALMMSSLVFAGSSQLVALDMWRVPLPVLPIIFTTLVVNLRYLLMGAALDPWFSRLLPGKWYILLGAFSGSPVGMMSRRDD